One region of Epilithonimonas zeae genomic DNA includes:
- a CDS encoding DUF4256 domain-containing protein: MKNKPRLSSEQQEELIKILKTRFEKNPKRHENIQWEDVQKKLESNPEKLWSLNEMERTDGEPDVVGYDKKTDEYHFADCSAESPKGRRSLCYDRDALKSRKEHKPVNSAIDLANEIGIEILNEEQYRELQTLGNFDLKTSSWVKTPEEIRKLGGAIFCDRRYNNVFLYHNGAESYYAARGFRGVLKV; the protein is encoded by the coding sequence ATGAAAAATAAACCTCGGCTTTCATCAGAACAACAGGAAGAATTAATCAAAATTCTGAAAACCCGTTTCGAGAAAAACCCTAAACGCCACGAAAACATCCAATGGGAAGATGTTCAGAAAAAACTAGAATCTAATCCTGAAAAATTGTGGTCACTTAACGAAATGGAAAGAACCGATGGCGAACCAGATGTTGTGGGTTACGATAAAAAAACAGACGAATATCATTTCGCCGATTGTTCTGCAGAAAGTCCAAAAGGCAGACGAAGTCTTTGCTATGACCGAGACGCGCTGAAATCCAGAAAAGAACACAAACCTGTGAATAGTGCAATAGATCTGGCCAATGAAATCGGAATCGAGATTTTAAATGAAGAACAATACCGAGAATTACAAACGCTTGGAAATTTTGATTTGAAAACATCGAGCTGGGTAAAAACACCTGAAGAAATCCGAAAATTAGGTGGTGCTATTTTCTGCGACAGACGTTACAATAATGTTTTCCTTTATCACAACGGCGCAGAATCTTATTATGCTGCGAGGGGTTTCCGTGGGGTTTTGAAGGTTTGA
- a CDS encoding porin family protein, protein MKKILFGSLLLMSFFSQAQIDFRSTEFGLVAGGTYSRVRNAHNPSGARISVLGGITAQVPIGISEQYYIQAEALYFGAGEGGDRKYEDAKGWEHAVYANNYLSVPINFKVYFSEAESEFYGLMGPRFNFLVNQKIKNSAKVSYETDSYGKANSFNLGLGAGVGFSYKRQLEIALKYDIGLSDAYPDLKNSPEEILTRDPSVAKKKSEQVISLGLTYLFK, encoded by the coding sequence ATGAAAAAAATCCTTTTCGGATCTCTACTGTTGATGTCATTTTTTTCTCAGGCACAGATAGATTTTAGGTCGACTGAATTTGGTCTTGTGGCTGGAGGTACTTATTCCAGAGTCAGAAATGCACATAATCCTTCAGGAGCCAGGATTTCTGTTTTAGGAGGTATTACAGCTCAAGTACCGATTGGTATTAGTGAGCAATATTATATCCAGGCAGAAGCTTTATATTTTGGTGCAGGAGAAGGCGGTGACAGAAAGTACGAAGATGCTAAAGGTTGGGAGCACGCAGTATACGCTAATAATTATTTAAGTGTTCCAATTAATTTTAAGGTTTATTTTTCTGAAGCAGAATCTGAATTTTATGGATTGATGGGACCAAGGTTTAATTTCTTGGTCAATCAAAAAATAAAAAATTCAGCAAAGGTCTCTTATGAGACTGATAGCTATGGAAAAGCTAATTCATTTAATTTAGGTTTGGGAGCGGGTGTTGGTTTCAGTTATAAACGTCAATTGGAAATAGCTCTTAAGTATGATATTGGATTGTCTGATGCATATCCGGATTTGAAAAATTCTCCTGAAGAAATTCTTACAAGAGATCCTAGCGTCGCTAAGAAAAAATCAGAACAAGTTATAAGTCTAGGACTGACTTATTTATTCAAATAA
- the pfkA gene encoding 6-phosphofructokinase has protein sequence MSENNIKSIAVLTSGGDAPGMNAALRAVVRTANHFNIDCYGIREGYNGLIAGDVTKMGPRSVKNIINQGGTILKSARSKEFMTPEGRKKAYEQCQKLGIDAIVCIGGDGSFTGAKVFNEEFGIKVIGVPGTIDNDIFGTDKTIGYDTALNTAMDAIDKIRDTATSHNRVFFVEVMGRDAGFIALNSGIATGALDILIPERKDSLDDLFETFETAEKVGKSSSIVVVAEGEELGNIYDLAKATKEKFPNYDIRVTILGHIQRGGSPSCADRVLASHLGYGAVIGLMEGKNKVMVGMQSNKIVYTPIEEAIKKHNEIDKDLLKIAEILAM, from the coding sequence ATGTCAGAAAACAACATTAAATCTATTGCGGTTCTGACTTCTGGAGGCGATGCGCCGGGGATGAATGCCGCACTTAGAGCAGTTGTAAGAACAGCAAATCATTTCAATATAGACTGTTATGGTATCCGTGAAGGTTACAATGGTCTTATTGCTGGTGATGTTACAAAAATGGGACCGCGTTCCGTAAAAAATATAATCAATCAAGGAGGAACAATTCTAAAGTCTGCAAGATCTAAAGAATTTATGACGCCGGAAGGCAGAAAAAAAGCATACGAACAATGTCAGAAATTAGGAATTGATGCAATTGTTTGTATAGGTGGAGACGGAAGTTTCACTGGTGCAAAAGTTTTCAACGAAGAGTTCGGAATCAAAGTCATTGGTGTTCCGGGAACTATCGATAATGATATCTTCGGGACTGATAAAACCATTGGTTACGATACAGCACTTAACACAGCAATGGATGCTATTGATAAAATCCGTGATACTGCGACTTCCCACAACAGAGTTTTCTTCGTAGAAGTAATGGGTAGAGATGCTGGTTTCATCGCACTTAACAGCGGAATTGCAACAGGAGCTCTTGATATCTTGATTCCCGAAAGAAAAGATAGCTTAGATGATCTTTTTGAAACTTTCGAAACAGCCGAAAAAGTTGGTAAGTCATCCAGCATCGTTGTAGTTGCAGAAGGTGAAGAGCTTGGAAACATCTATGACCTTGCCAAAGCAACAAAAGAAAAATTCCCTAACTATGATATCAGAGTAACCATTCTTGGACATATCCAAAGAGGTGGTTCGCCTAGCTGTGCAGACAGAGTTTTGGCTAGTCATCTTGGCTATGGCGCTGTTATCGGACTGATGGAAGGCAAAAATAAAGTAATGGTTGGAATGCAGTCTAACAAAATTGTATATACACCGATAGAAGAAGCCATCAAAAAACATAACGAAATCGATAAAGACTTACTGAAAATCGCTGAAATACTTGCGATGTAG
- a CDS encoding Fur family transcriptional regulator: protein MIRRNTPTKDAVLNILADSKKAMSQEAIMKKVDINIDRATVYRVLNRFCEDGILHRIVAEDGKQYFAVCIKCDEKKQADHHFHFRCTNCETIECLPIEVQFSLENGYSVKSVNCILTGVCKSCA, encoded by the coding sequence ATGATAAGAAGAAATACACCTACGAAAGATGCCGTTTTAAATATTTTAGCAGATTCGAAAAAAGCAATGAGTCAGGAAGCAATTATGAAAAAAGTCGATATTAATATCGACAGAGCAACGGTTTATCGTGTCTTGAATAGATTTTGCGAAGACGGAATTCTCCACCGTATTGTTGCTGAAGATGGAAAACAGTATTTCGCAGTTTGCATCAAATGTGATGAAAAAAAGCAGGCAGATCATCATTTTCATTTCAGATGTACAAACTGTGAAACAATAGAATGTCTTCCGATTGAAGTTCAATTTTCTTTGGAGAATGGTTATTCTGTGAAAAGTGTGAATTGTATTTTGACTGGAGTTTGTAAAAGTTGTGCTTAA
- a CDS encoding T9SS type A sorting domain-containing protein gives MKKSLLIIFSFLLFIVSAQQPGGLDISFNSSDSGFGYGDGANNYLKDIILQSDGKIIIGGDFSTFNSNTAKSLARVNTDGSFDDTFIGMGSNGYVSSFVTQTDGKIIVCGSFTTFDGVAKNRIVRLNSNGSTDTSFTIGTGADGVIECVMVQNDGKILIGGQFTKFNGIDRKYLARLNADGSLDPDFDTSSGFNSHVYSLGIQSDGRILVGGNFTSYKLNSKNYFVRLNSDASIDESFLTTGTNNIVYKVLISNEDKIFLGGKFTKYNNVTKNSFVKLNTDGSIDESFTIGSGANNIVRDIVILNDNKIVLAGDFVVYNGIARNYIVKINENGTLDSTFNPGKGFGGATTSILQQSDGKLIIGGAFPVYNNNTKRYIARINLDGSIDKSFNPGNGADATIRSIAVQVDKKMVIAGSFNSYNDNLNNRIARLDVDGNIDNSLQTGSGADQLIRSVAVQNDDKIIVGGDFLTYNNLNKSYLVRLNPTGSLDDSFNIGYGPTDPVRDILVQPDGKILVCGDFTVFNTKVANRIIRLNVDGTIDTSFLPLSGSNGSIYSMKLQSNDKIVVVGSFTTYDGIARNRIARLNSDGTLDTTFAVGTGANNTVSSILIHEDGKIIIGGNFTTFAGVSSTRIARLNANGSRDTTFINGAGANASVETLAFEGNGKILIGGSFTKFNNINRNYIARLKADGTLDDTFNKTESGANKPIYKIINQDDKFIAVGDFTSYNGIGRNRITRIFGGEEEHLVINNLNDISKVRIYPNPTSDKLFISSSIDLLKYEIYDFSGQKLLDKFFDNQMKNIEVNHLRKGTYILNLVDKKQKIQTVKFIIE, from the coding sequence ATGAAAAAAAGTTTATTAATTATATTTTCTTTTCTCTTATTTATTGTTTCTGCGCAACAACCTGGTGGTTTAGATATATCTTTTAATTCTTCAGACTCAGGATTTGGTTATGGAGATGGAGCCAATAATTATTTGAAAGATATTATTCTCCAATCTGATGGCAAAATTATCATAGGCGGAGATTTTTCAACTTTTAATAGTAACACAGCCAAATCTTTGGCAAGGGTTAATACTGATGGTAGTTTTGATGATACTTTTATTGGTATGGGATCCAATGGTTATGTTTCATCTTTTGTAACGCAGACGGATGGAAAAATAATTGTCTGTGGTAGTTTTACAACTTTTGATGGTGTTGCAAAGAACAGAATTGTAAGACTTAATTCTAATGGAAGTACTGATACAAGTTTTACAATTGGTACAGGAGCAGACGGAGTTATAGAATGTGTGATGGTTCAAAACGATGGAAAGATTTTGATTGGAGGACAGTTTACAAAATTCAATGGAATAGATAGAAAATATTTAGCCAGATTGAATGCAGATGGATCATTAGATCCTGATTTTGATACAAGCTCTGGTTTCAATTCTCATGTCTATTCTTTGGGTATTCAATCGGATGGAAGGATTTTGGTAGGCGGAAATTTCACAAGCTATAAACTTAATTCAAAAAACTATTTTGTAAGACTAAATTCTGATGCAAGTATTGATGAATCGTTTTTAACAACAGGAACCAATAATATTGTTTATAAAGTATTAATCTCCAATGAAGACAAAATTTTCTTAGGCGGAAAGTTTACAAAATATAATAATGTTACTAAAAATTCTTTCGTAAAGCTAAATACTGATGGTAGTATTGATGAGAGTTTTACAATTGGGTCAGGTGCTAATAATATTGTTAGAGATATTGTGATCCTTAATGATAATAAAATCGTGTTAGCTGGCGACTTTGTAGTTTACAATGGAATAGCAAGAAACTATATTGTTAAAATTAATGAAAACGGGACGTTGGATTCTACATTTAATCCGGGAAAGGGTTTTGGAGGTGCTACAACAAGTATTCTTCAACAATCTGACGGAAAATTAATTATTGGAGGTGCATTTCCGGTTTATAACAATAATACTAAACGCTACATCGCAAGAATCAATTTAGACGGAAGTATTGATAAGTCTTTCAACCCTGGGAATGGAGCTGATGCTACTATAAGATCAATAGCAGTTCAAGTAGATAAAAAAATGGTAATTGCTGGTAGTTTCAATAGCTATAATGATAATTTGAATAATCGAATTGCCAGACTTGATGTTGATGGCAATATTGATAATTCTTTACAAACTGGAAGCGGTGCAGATCAATTGATCCGAAGTGTTGCAGTACAAAACGATGATAAAATAATTGTTGGCGGTGATTTCCTAACCTATAATAACCTCAACAAATCTTATTTGGTAAGACTTAATCCTACAGGAAGTTTGGATGATAGTTTTAATATCGGTTATGGACCTACAGATCCTGTGAGAGATATTCTTGTTCAACCAGACGGGAAGATTTTGGTTTGTGGAGATTTTACTGTTTTTAATACCAAGGTTGCAAACCGTATTATTCGACTGAATGTAGATGGAACTATTGATACTAGTTTTCTGCCTTTGAGTGGGAGTAATGGTAGTATCTATTCTATGAAACTTCAATCCAACGATAAGATTGTTGTTGTTGGAAGCTTTACAACTTATGATGGTATTGCTAGAAACAGAATTGCCAGATTAAATTCTGACGGGACGCTGGATACCACTTTTGCTGTTGGAACTGGGGCTAACAATACAGTAAGTAGTATATTGATTCATGAAGATGGTAAAATTATAATTGGTGGCAATTTTACAACGTTTGCTGGTGTTTCTTCAACTAGAATTGCAAGACTGAATGCTAATGGTAGTAGAGATACAACATTTATAAATGGAGCTGGAGCTAATGCGTCTGTGGAAACTTTAGCGTTTGAAGGCAATGGAAAAATCCTGATAGGAGGTAGTTTTACCAAATTTAATAATATCAATAGAAATTATATTGCCAGACTTAAGGCTGACGGAACTTTGGATGATACATTCAACAAAACTGAAAGTGGTGCTAATAAACCTATCTATAAAATCATTAATCAGGATGATAAATTTATTGCGGTTGGGGATTTTACATCTTATAATGGAATTGGAAGAAACCGAATTACAAGAATTTTTGGAGGAGAAGAAGAACACTTAGTTATAAATAACCTTAATGATATTTCTAAAGTTAGAATCTATCCTAATCCAACATCAGATAAATTATTTATTTCATCATCAATAGACTTACTTAAATATGAAATATATGATTTTTCAGGACAAAAGCTTTTAGATAAGTTTTTTGATAATCAAATGAAAAATATAGAAGTTAATCATCTGAGAAAAGGAACTTATATTCTGAATTTAGTAGATAAAAAGCAAAAAATTCAAACTGTAAAATTCATAATAGAATAA
- a CDS encoding NAD(P)/FAD-dependent oxidoreductase, which produces MKQENSFDVIIVGGSYAGLSAAMSLGRSLRKVLVIDSGKPCNIQTPHSHNFLTQDGKTPKEISTIAKEQVKKYDTVEFYEGLATEGKKTENGFEIRTKRGEVFEAKKLIFATGIVDDVPNIKGFWDCWGISLIHCPYCHGYEFRTKKTGIIANGDRGFHIASLVNNLTKDLTILTRGKAEFSEEQTQKLKQNNINIIETQIDEIKHQNGYIENLILSDGEKLNFDAVYGAFHFKQHSDIPGALGCEFTEHGHIKIDNLQKTTIPGIFACGDNSCPMRSVANAVYTGNLTGAMVNMELTNEGF; this is translated from the coding sequence ATGAAACAGGAAAATTCATTCGATGTCATCATAGTTGGCGGAAGTTATGCAGGTCTTTCTGCAGCAATGTCTTTGGGAAGGTCATTGAGAAAAGTTTTGGTCATCGATAGTGGAAAACCTTGTAATATCCAGACGCCGCATTCTCACAATTTTCTGACGCAGGATGGAAAAACGCCGAAAGAAATTTCAACCATCGCAAAAGAACAAGTAAAAAAATATGATACTGTTGAGTTTTATGAAGGACTCGCAACAGAAGGCAAGAAGACAGAAAATGGATTTGAAATCAGAACAAAACGAGGTGAAGTATTCGAAGCTAAGAAACTCATTTTTGCAACAGGAATTGTAGATGATGTTCCTAATATCAAAGGATTTTGGGATTGCTGGGGAATTTCTTTAATCCATTGCCCTTACTGTCACGGCTACGAATTCAGAACTAAGAAAACCGGAATTATTGCTAACGGCGACCGCGGTTTTCATATCGCTTCATTAGTTAATAACCTAACCAAGGATTTGACAATTCTGACTAGAGGAAAAGCCGAATTCTCGGAAGAACAAACTCAAAAACTGAAACAAAATAACATCAACATCATCGAAACACAAATAGATGAAATAAAGCATCAGAACGGATATATAGAAAATTTGATTTTATCAGATGGCGAAAAACTGAATTTCGATGCAGTTTATGGTGCATTTCATTTTAAACAACATTCTGATATTCCCGGTGCTTTGGGTTGTGAATTTACTGAACACGGACATATTAAAATTGATAACTTGCAAAAAACAACTATTCCCGGAATTTTTGCCTGTGGTGATAACTCCTGTCCGATGCGTTCCGTTGCCAATGCTGTTTACACAGGCAATCTCACAGGTGCGATGGTTAATATGGAATTGACAAATGAAGGTTTTTAG
- the recA gene encoding recombinase RecA produces MSTNDDKKKALQLVLEKLDKTYGKGTVMTLGEDSVDTTIEVIPSGSLGIDLALGVGGYPRGRIIEIYGPESSGKTTLTLHAIAEAQKAGGIAAFIDAEHAFDRNYAAKLGIDLENLIISQPDNGEQALEIADNLIRSGAIDIVVIDSVAALTPKAEIEGEMGDSKMGLHARLMSQALRKLTATINRTKCTVIFINQLREKIGVMFGNPETTTGGNALKFYASVRIDIRKASAPIKNGDEAVGSRVKVKVVKNKVAPPFKMAEFDIMYGEGVSKVGEILDTAVDLAVVKKSGSWFSYEDTKLGQGRDAVKEVLKDNPELSEEIENKIKELIKQK; encoded by the coding sequence ATGAGTACAAACGACGATAAGAAAAAAGCACTGCAACTGGTGCTGGAAAAACTAGATAAAACCTACGGAAAAGGAACTGTAATGACCTTGGGTGAGGATTCTGTAGACACAACGATTGAAGTAATTCCTTCAGGATCTTTGGGAATTGATTTAGCTTTAGGCGTAGGTGGTTATCCAAGAGGAAGAATCATCGAAATCTATGGCCCTGAATCTTCTGGTAAAACAACCCTTACACTTCACGCAATTGCAGAAGCTCAAAAGGCTGGTGGAATTGCTGCTTTCATAGATGCAGAGCACGCTTTCGACAGAAACTATGCTGCAAAATTGGGAATTGATCTTGAAAACTTAATCATTTCTCAACCTGATAATGGAGAGCAGGCATTAGAAATTGCTGATAACCTGATCAGATCCGGAGCAATTGACATTGTTGTTATTGACTCTGTTGCTGCCTTGACTCCAAAAGCTGAGATCGAAGGTGAAATGGGAGATTCCAAAATGGGGCTTCATGCAAGATTGATGTCTCAGGCTTTAAGAAAATTGACTGCGACCATCAACAGAACAAAATGTACTGTAATTTTTATTAATCAACTTCGTGAAAAAATCGGAGTAATGTTTGGTAATCCTGAAACTACCACCGGTGGAAACGCGCTTAAATTCTATGCTTCTGTAAGAATCGATATCAGAAAAGCAAGTGCACCAATCAAAAATGGTGATGAAGCTGTAGGAAGCAGAGTAAAAGTGAAAGTTGTCAAAAACAAAGTAGCTCCTCCTTTCAAAATGGCAGAATTCGACATTATGTATGGAGAAGGTGTGTCTAAAGTTGGAGAAATTTTGGATACCGCAGTAGATTTGGCTGTAGTTAAAAAGAGTGGATCTTGGTTTAGTTATGAGGATACCAAATTAGGACAAGGCCGTGATGCTGTAAAAGAAGTCTTAAAAGATAATCCAGAATTATCCGAAGAGATTGAAAACAAAATCAAGGAATTGATTAAACAAAAATAA
- a CDS encoding YdeI/OmpD-associated family protein, whose protein sequence is MNSKVDDHINQSKQWKNEMNALRTIILDCQLAEDFKWGKPCYSFQGKNIVIIQGFKDYFALLFFKGGLMKDSQNLLVKMGENTQAGRQMRFENVQDILDKKSIIKDYIFEAVEIEERGEKVEIKREATPVPEEFQIKLNDSPELKSAFESLTPGRQRAYLIHFSAPKQSKTRESRIEKSIPNILDGKGIND, encoded by the coding sequence ATGAATTCAAAAGTTGACGATCACATCAATCAGTCCAAACAATGGAAAAATGAGATGAATGCATTGAGAACCATTATTCTGGACTGTCAATTGGCAGAAGATTTTAAATGGGGAAAACCGTGTTATTCTTTTCAAGGTAAGAATATTGTGATTATCCAAGGCTTTAAAGACTATTTTGCGCTACTGTTTTTCAAAGGAGGATTGATGAAAGATTCTCAAAATCTTCTGGTAAAAATGGGAGAAAACACACAAGCTGGAAGACAAATGCGATTTGAAAATGTTCAGGATATTTTGGATAAAAAATCAATTATCAAAGATTATATTTTTGAAGCCGTTGAGATCGAAGAACGTGGCGAAAAAGTGGAAATCAAAAGAGAAGCAACACCAGTTCCCGAAGAATTTCAAATCAAACTAAATGATAGCCCTGAGCTGAAATCTGCGTTCGAATCTTTGACACCCGGAAGACAACGTGCTTATCTCATTCATTTTTCTGCCCCAAAACAATCCAAAACCAGAGAATCCAGAATCGAAAAATCAATCCCCAATATCTTAGACGGAAAAGGTATTAATGATTGA
- the gap gene encoding type I glyceraldehyde-3-phosphate dehydrogenase — translation MSTIKVGINGFGRIGRLVFRAMTERSNIEVVGINDLIDAEYMAYMLKYDSVHGPFKGEVSVQGNNLVVNGKTIRVTAEKDPNNLKWNEIGAEYIVESTGLFLSKDSAQAHINAGAKKVILSAPSKDDTPMFVMGVNHKELTDDIKIFSNASCTTNCLAPLAKVIHDNFGIAEGLMTTVHATTATQKTVDGPSAKDWRGGRSALNNIIPSSTGAAKAVGKVIPSLNGKLTGMSFRVPTADVSVVDLTVKLDKPTSYEEICAAIKAASEGELKGILGYTEDAVVSQDFVSDARTSIFDKEAGIMLNPTFVKLVSWYDNEWGYSNKLADMLVHSASL, via the coding sequence ATGTCAACAATTAAAGTAGGAATTAACGGATTCGGGAGAATTGGACGTTTAGTGTTCAGAGCAATGACTGAAAGATCAAACATCGAAGTTGTAGGTATCAATGACCTTATCGATGCTGAATACATGGCTTATATGCTAAAATACGATTCAGTTCACGGACCGTTCAAAGGAGAAGTATCAGTACAAGGAAACAACCTTGTAGTCAACGGAAAAACGATCCGTGTAACAGCTGAGAAAGATCCTAACAACCTAAAATGGAATGAGATTGGTGCAGAATATATCGTAGAATCTACAGGATTATTCTTATCTAAAGATTCTGCTCAGGCTCACATCAACGCTGGTGCTAAAAAAGTGATTCTTTCTGCTCCTTCAAAAGATGATACGCCAATGTTCGTTATGGGTGTAAACCATAAAGAGCTGACAGACGATATCAAAATCTTCTCAAACGCATCTTGTACAACAAACTGTCTTGCGCCATTGGCAAAAGTAATCCACGATAACTTTGGTATCGCTGAAGGTCTTATGACAACTGTACACGCAACTACTGCTACTCAGAAAACTGTAGATGGACCGTCTGCAAAAGACTGGAGAGGTGGTAGATCTGCATTGAACAACATCATCCCTTCTTCTACAGGTGCTGCAAAAGCGGTAGGAAAAGTAATCCCTTCTCTTAACGGAAAATTAACTGGTATGTCTTTCAGAGTTCCAACTGCTGACGTTTCTGTAGTGGACCTTACTGTGAAATTGGACAAACCAACTTCTTACGAAGAAATCTGTGCTGCTATCAAGGCTGCATCTGAAGGTGAATTGAAAGGAATTCTTGGTTACACAGAAGATGCTGTAGTTTCTCAGGATTTCGTAAGCGATGCAAGAACTTCTATCTTCGATAAAGAAGCTGGAATTATGTTGAATCCAACTTTCGTTAAATTAGTATCTTGGTACGATAACGAGTGGGGTTATTCTAACAAATTAGCAGATATGCTTGTTCACTCAGCTTCTCTATAA
- the sucD gene encoding succinate--CoA ligase subunit alpha: MSILVNKDSKVIVQGFTGNEGTFHAGQMIDYGTNVVGGVTPGKGGTEHLGKPVFNSVSEAVEKAGANVSIIFVPPAFAADAVMEAAEAGIKVIVCITEGIPVADMVKVKDYIQDRDVRLIGPNCPGIITSDEAKIGIMPGFVFKKGKVGIVSKSGTLTYEAADQVVKAGFGVSTAIGIGGDPIIGTTTKEALELFINDPETEAVVMIGEIGGSLEAEAARWYKASGSTKPVVGFIAGQTAPKGRTMGHAGAIVGGDDDTAQAKMAIMRENGIHVVDSPAEIGKTVAAVLA, encoded by the coding sequence ATGTCAATATTAGTAAACAAAGATTCTAAAGTTATCGTACAAGGATTTACAGGTAACGAAGGTACTTTCCACGCAGGTCAGATGATCGATTACGGCACCAACGTAGTTGGAGGTGTAACTCCGGGAAAAGGAGGAACTGAGCATCTTGGTAAGCCAGTTTTCAATTCAGTTTCAGAAGCTGTAGAAAAAGCGGGCGCTAATGTGAGTATTATCTTCGTACCGCCGGCATTTGCTGCAGATGCTGTGATGGAAGCTGCTGAAGCTGGTATCAAAGTAATCGTTTGTATTACAGAAGGTATTCCTGTTGCTGATATGGTAAAAGTAAAAGATTATATCCAAGACAGAGATGTTCGTTTGATCGGTCCAAACTGTCCTGGTATCATCACTTCTGACGAAGCTAAAATCGGGATTATGCCAGGTTTCGTTTTCAAAAAAGGAAAAGTAGGTATCGTTTCAAAATCCGGAACTTTAACTTACGAAGCTGCTGACCAAGTGGTGAAAGCTGGTTTCGGAGTTTCTACAGCTATCGGAATTGGTGGAGACCCAATTATCGGAACTACTACAAAAGAAGCTTTGGAATTGTTTATCAATGACCCAGAAACAGAAGCGGTTGTAATGATTGGAGAAATCGGTGGTTCTTTGGAAGCTGAGGCTGCAAGATGGTACAAAGCGAGTGGTTCTACAAAACCAGTTGTAGGTTTCATTGCCGGACAAACTGCGCCAAAAGGTAGAACAATGGGACACGCTGGAGCTATTGTAGGTGGAGATGATGATACTGCACAAGCAAAAATGGCAATTATGAGAGAAAACGGAATCCACGTTGTAGATTCTCCTGCAGAAATCGGTAAAACTGTTGCTGCTGTTTTAGCATAA
- a CDS encoding malate dehydrogenase has product MKVTVVGAGAVGASCAEYIAMKDFASEVVLVDIKEGFAEGKAMDLMQTASLNGFDTKITGTTADYSKTAGSKVAVITSGIPRKPGMTREELIGINAGIVKEVTENLVKHSPDVIIIVVSNPMDTMAYLVHKTSGLPKERIIGMGGALDSARFKYRLAEALESPISDVDGMVIAAHSDTGMLPLFSKATRNGVPVSEFLTDEQRASVIEETKVGGATLTKLLGTSAWYAPGAAVSVMVQSILCDQKKMIPCSLMLEGEYGQNDICLGVPAIIGKNGVEKIVNITLTVEEQLKFAEAAQAVREVNGDLKF; this is encoded by the coding sequence ATGAAAGTTACCGTAGTTGGAGCTGGTGCAGTAGGAGCAAGCTGTGCAGAATATATCGCGATGAAAGACTTCGCTTCAGAAGTTGTTTTGGTGGATATCAAGGAAGGATTTGCAGAAGGAAAAGCAATGGATTTGATGCAGACAGCTTCCCTTAATGGTTTCGATACCAAAATCACAGGTACTACCGCAGATTATTCTAAGACTGCAGGTTCAAAAGTAGCGGTGATCACTTCCGGGATTCCTAGAAAACCAGGAATGACAAGAGAAGAACTAATTGGAATCAATGCTGGGATTGTAAAAGAAGTAACAGAAAACTTAGTAAAACATTCGCCAGATGTCATCATCATTGTGGTTTCTAACCCGATGGATACAATGGCTTATTTGGTTCACAAAACCTCAGGACTTCCAAAGGAAAGAATTATCGGAATGGGAGGTGCTTTGGACTCAGCGAGATTCAAATACAGATTAGCGGAAGCGTTGGAAAGTCCAATTTCTGATGTTGACGGAATGGTAATCGCTGCGCATTCTGATACAGGAATGTTACCACTATTCAGCAAAGCAACAAGAAACGGTGTCCCGGTTTCTGAATTCTTGACTGATGAGCAAAGAGCTTCTGTGATCGAAGAAACTAAAGTTGGCGGCGCTACATTGACAAAATTGTTAGGAACTTCTGCTTGGTATGCACCAGGTGCGGCTGTTTCTGTAATGGTTCAGTCTATTCTTTGTGACCAAAAGAAAATGATTCCTTGCTCATTGATGCTTGAGGGAGAGTATGGACAGAATGATATCTGTCTTGGTGTTCCAGCGATCATTGGGAAAAATGGTGTTGAGAAAATCGTAAACATCACTTTGACTGTTGAAGAGCAATTGAAATTTGCTGAAGCAGCACAAGCTGTAAGAGAAGTTAACGGAGATCTTAAGTTCTAA